In the Alteromonas sp. M12 genome, one interval contains:
- the ilvC gene encoding ketol-acid reductoisomerase yields MANYFNTLSLRQQLDQLGRCRFMQKSEFASGCDALKGQKIVIVGCGAQGLNQGLNMRDSGLNISYALRQAAIDEKRDSYQRATSNGFEVGTYQQLIPEADVVYNLTPDKQHSSVVEAVMPLMKDGATLGYSHGFNIVEEGQQIRSDITVVMCAPKCPGTEVREEYKRGFGVPTLIAVHPENDPQNKGWDIAKALASATGGDRAGVLESSFVAEVKSDLMGEQTILCGMQQTAAILAYEKMTADGMDPAYAGALIQFGLETITEALKIGGVTNMMDRLSNPAKLKAFELSNQLTAMLRPLFEKHQDDIISGEFSKTMMEDWANGDANLLKWREETGQSAFENAPEYSGKIDEQTFFDKGIFIVAMIKSGVELAFDVMVEAGILPESAYYESLHETPLISNTIARKRLYEMNVVISDTAEYGNYLFANAAVPLLREKLMSTISSELVGKGLSNTSNSVDNKALVEANKAIRSSGVEAIGETLRGYMTDMKAIVDVA; encoded by the coding sequence ATGGCAAATTACTTCAATACATTATCTCTGCGTCAGCAGTTAGACCAATTAGGTCGTTGTAGATTCATGCAAAAAAGTGAGTTTGCTTCAGGTTGCGACGCGCTTAAAGGACAAAAAATTGTCATCGTTGGATGTGGTGCTCAAGGTTTAAACCAAGGTTTGAACATGCGTGATTCTGGTTTGAACATATCTTATGCATTGCGTCAGGCTGCAATTGATGAAAAACGTGATTCATACCAACGCGCTACCAGTAATGGTTTTGAAGTGGGTACTTATCAGCAATTGATCCCAGAAGCAGATGTTGTTTACAACCTAACACCTGATAAACAGCATTCAAGTGTTGTTGAAGCTGTTATGCCACTTATGAAGGATGGCGCAACACTCGGTTACTCTCACGGATTCAATATTGTTGAAGAAGGTCAACAAATCCGCTCTGATATTACAGTGGTAATGTGTGCACCTAAATGTCCGGGTACTGAGGTACGTGAAGAATATAAGCGTGGTTTTGGTGTACCAACACTGATTGCTGTGCATCCTGAGAACGACCCTCAAAACAAAGGCTGGGATATCGCCAAAGCATTAGCTTCTGCTACAGGTGGAGATCGTGCCGGTGTTCTAGAATCATCTTTTGTTGCCGAAGTTAAATCTGACCTAATGGGTGAGCAAACAATTTTGTGTGGAATGCAGCAAACAGCTGCGATTCTTGCCTATGAAAAAATGACTGCCGACGGTATGGATCCAGCCTACGCTGGTGCACTAATTCAATTCGGATTAGAAACCATTACCGAAGCACTTAAGATTGGTGGTGTAACCAATATGATGGATCGCTTAAGCAATCCAGCTAAGTTGAAAGCATTTGAGTTATCAAATCAATTAACTGCAATGTTACGTCCACTTTTCGAGAAGCACCAAGATGACATCATCAGTGGAGAGTTCTCCAAAACGATGATGGAAGATTGGGCAAATGGAGACGCAAATCTTCTTAAATGGCGCGAAGAAACGGGCCAGAGTGCGTTCGAGAATGCACCTGAGTACTCAGGAAAGATTGATGAGCAAACTTTCTTTGATAAAGGCATCTTTATAGTTGCCATGATCAAATCAGGCGTTGAACTAGCATTTGATGTAATGGTCGAAGCAGGAATACTACCTGAATCAGCTTATTATGAGTCGTTACATGAAACACCGCTTATCTCAAATACAATTGCTCGTAAGCGCTTGTATGAAATGAACGTAGTTATTTCCGATACAGCTGAATACGGCAACTATTTGTTCGCCAATGCTGCAGTTCCACTATTGCGTGAAAAATTGATGTCAACTATCTCATCAGAGTTAGTCGGTAAAGGTCTAAGTAACACTTCAAATAGTGTCGACAACAAAGCATTAGTTGAAGCAAACAAAGCTATTCGTTCAAGTGGAGTTGAAGCCATAGGTGAGACTTTACGTGGATATATGACAGATATGAAAGCAATTGTTGATGTTGCCTAA
- the plsB gene encoding glycerol-3-phosphate 1-O-acyltransferase PlsB — protein sequence MDWLHNLLLSIFAFPVKWLVKVNSIPTDIESELGIDKSKPIVYLLRTHSITDQLALKMSTKKVDLPSPTKKILIGGEEHSASVFLEQPQSVIGRKIKGTKIAADLTHLFQLHKDNADLDLQIVPVTVFWGRAPGRKSNGLADLLADKASPSWLRKFFIVLFLGRDNFVSYSKAVSSKDMTKLPGTESEIAHKLIRLAGTHFHRKRQAFNGPMLLEKQELYNSILGSVSVINAINEESRQKKIPLSKAKANAKSYINEIAADYREGLIRFGDRVLTRIWNKIYDGIEVGHADKVRKLAQNGHEIIYVPCHRSHMDYLLLTYAIYHQGLVTPHIAAGINLNFWPVGGIFRKGGAFFLRRSFAGNKLYTSVFREYLELLFNKGYSVKYYAEGGRSRTGRLLPPKTGMLAMTLQAMIKGVNRPVSIVPVYIGYEHVMEVGSYLSELKGNTKKKESVFGLFSVVRKLKNYGHGFLNFGEPIQLNNFLDEQVPNWRDAQNSEVDKKPSWLTPTVNILANQVMVRINQTAAISGMSLCALCLLSAKKNAMGQKELEQAVDDYLHLLKLSPYSELVSLPDKNGHEIVEQTLKLGKMNVSEDSFGKIISLEQRNAVTLTYYRNNILHLFAIPGLIAAIVFAHNGIEKTKLLDLIMRLYPMLQREWFLYMSPEQAQEYVEGLIESMLEMGMIVTVGGNLAPAHPTAQSFYSLWLLNRCVQETLQRYALVLSLLAKEKKMSRAALERQSAKFAERLAALHGISSPEFFDKNVLATFVNALKENQLLADSEDGQLQHSETSEKLRQDIIALIAPEIAQRLEKLYALQN from the coding sequence ATGGATTGGCTGCATAATTTGCTGCTTTCGATTTTTGCTTTTCCCGTAAAATGGCTGGTCAAAGTCAATAGTATTCCAACAGACATTGAAAGTGAGCTGGGTATAGATAAAAGTAAACCTATAGTTTACTTGCTCAGAACTCACTCTATTACTGACCAACTTGCGCTTAAAATGTCGACTAAGAAAGTGGACTTACCCAGCCCTACCAAGAAAATTCTCATAGGTGGAGAAGAGCACAGCGCCAGTGTATTTCTTGAGCAACCTCAATCTGTTATTGGTAGGAAGATCAAAGGAACCAAAATAGCAGCAGATTTAACCCATTTATTTCAACTTCACAAAGACAACGCAGATCTCGATTTACAAATTGTGCCGGTTACTGTTTTTTGGGGTCGCGCACCAGGCAGAAAATCCAACGGATTAGCAGATCTGTTAGCCGACAAGGCATCACCGAGTTGGTTACGCAAATTTTTTATCGTGTTATTTTTAGGTCGCGATAATTTCGTGTCTTATAGTAAAGCTGTATCGTCTAAAGACATGACCAAATTACCTGGTACTGAGTCTGAAATCGCGCACAAATTAATTCGCCTAGCAGGCACCCACTTTCACCGCAAAAGACAAGCATTTAACGGCCCAATGCTGTTAGAAAAACAAGAGTTATACAATTCGATTCTTGGTTCTGTGTCAGTTATCAATGCAATCAACGAAGAATCTAGACAAAAGAAAATTCCTTTGTCTAAAGCCAAAGCAAACGCTAAATCTTATATAAACGAAATTGCTGCAGATTATCGTGAAGGTTTGATCCGCTTTGGAGACAGGGTATTAACCCGTATTTGGAACAAAATATACGATGGGATCGAAGTTGGCCACGCCGACAAAGTGAGAAAATTGGCACAAAATGGCCATGAAATTATTTACGTTCCCTGCCACCGCAGCCACATGGATTATCTGCTGTTAACCTACGCAATTTACCATCAAGGGTTAGTGACACCGCATATCGCTGCAGGTATTAATCTAAACTTTTGGCCTGTGGGCGGGATTTTCCGAAAGGGTGGGGCTTTCTTTCTACGCCGCAGTTTTGCCGGTAATAAACTCTATACTAGCGTGTTCCGTGAATATCTAGAGCTATTATTCAACAAAGGGTATTCAGTTAAATATTATGCCGAAGGCGGACGCAGCCGCACAGGAAGGTTGTTACCACCGAAAACGGGTATGTTGGCCATGACGTTACAAGCGATGATCAAAGGAGTGAATCGTCCAGTGAGTATAGTTCCGGTTTACATTGGATATGAACACGTCATGGAAGTAGGCAGTTATCTAAGTGAGCTAAAGGGCAATACCAAGAAAAAAGAATCTGTTTTTGGACTGTTTTCAGTGGTTAGAAAGTTAAAGAATTACGGCCACGGATTTCTTAATTTTGGCGAACCCATACAGCTCAATAACTTCCTTGATGAACAAGTACCTAACTGGCGTGACGCCCAAAATAGTGAAGTAGATAAAAAACCCAGTTGGCTTACTCCCACTGTCAATATTCTTGCTAACCAAGTGATGGTACGAATCAACCAAACGGCAGCCATTAGTGGTATGTCACTGTGTGCATTGTGTTTGCTCTCTGCCAAGAAAAACGCGATGGGCCAAAAAGAGTTAGAGCAGGCAGTCGACGATTATCTTCACCTCTTAAAGTTATCCCCCTACAGTGAACTGGTTAGCTTACCAGACAAAAACGGCCATGAAATTGTAGAGCAAACCCTGAAACTAGGGAAAATGAATGTATCTGAAGATAGTTTTGGCAAGATTATTTCGTTAGAGCAGCGCAATGCCGTTACCTTAACTTACTATCGCAATAATATTTTGCACCTGTTCGCCATTCCTGGATTAATTGCCGCTATCGTTTTTGCGCACAATGGAATCGAAAAAACTAAGCTGCTTGATCTGATTATGCGTTTGTATCCAATGCTACAACGTGAATGGTTTCTTTACATGTCTCCTGAGCAAGCACAGGAATACGTGGAAGGTCTGATTGAAAGCATGTTGGAAATGGGCATGATAGTCACCGTCGGAGGTAATTTGGCGCCTGCACATCCAACAGCGCAGTCTTTTTATTCGCTGTGGTTGCTAAATCGCTGCGTGCAAGAAACCTTGCAGCGTTATGCGCTAGTGTTATCTTTGTTAGCCAAAGAAAAGAAAATGAGTCGTGCCGCATTAGAACGTCAAAGTGCTAAATTTGCAGAACGATTAGCCGCACTCCATGGTATTAGTTCACCTGAATTTTTCGATAAAAACGTGTTAGCAACCTTTGTTAATGCACTTAAGGAAAATCAACTTTTAGCAGATAGCGAAGATGGGCAATTGCAACATTCAGAAACCAGTGAAAAATTGCGTCAAGATATCATTGCTTTGATTGCGCCAGAGATCGCTCAACGTCTAGAGAAGCTCTACGCATTGCAAAACTAA
- a CDS encoding multidrug effflux MFS transporter: MTTEEIVEHSKPKLGLFEFVTLMAFMTSIVALSIDAMLPALNQIGSDLGSESPQYTHMIISIFFLGMAFGQLYYGPYSDTKGRRAAILSGLIVFALGTVICLFSQSMEMLLLGRVIQAFGVSGPRIASIALIRDQFEGEAMARVMSFIMMVFILVPMIAPAFGKAILIFASWREIFISFLIIGFGLAIWFFSRQPETLPKSKRKPFAFSDLWASSKYVLTHRAVMMYTLSMGCIFGSFLAYLSASQTIFEDFYSQGDMFPLIFAVLAFSIGIASFINGTLVMTMGMRKLCTLAIYGTIVMSTIFVLATLHYQGLPPLLVTIVIMFINFFFIGVLFGNLNSLAMMPLGHVAGLGAAITGSLSSAFAVPVAMFIGSFVKTDITPIAIGFMVFGLITLICFRFAGTGAEQAPVCNTRKITK; encoded by the coding sequence ATGACCACTGAAGAGATTGTCGAACACTCTAAACCTAAACTTGGATTGTTTGAGTTTGTTACCCTAATGGCATTTATGACATCGATTGTTGCTTTGAGTATCGATGCCATGCTGCCAGCACTCAATCAAATTGGCAGTGATTTAGGCAGTGAAAGTCCGCAATACACTCACATGATTATTTCCATCTTCTTTTTGGGAATGGCGTTTGGGCAACTCTATTATGGTCCCTACTCCGATACCAAGGGTCGAAGAGCGGCGATTCTTTCCGGTTTGATCGTTTTTGCTTTGGGTACGGTAATTTGTTTGTTTTCGCAATCAATGGAAATGTTGTTGCTTGGCCGAGTGATTCAAGCATTTGGTGTTTCTGGGCCCAGAATCGCCAGTATTGCACTAATTCGAGATCAATTTGAAGGCGAAGCCATGGCCAGAGTGATGTCGTTTATCATGATGGTATTTATCTTGGTTCCAATGATTGCACCGGCATTCGGTAAAGCAATATTGATTTTCGCATCTTGGCGCGAAATATTTATTTCATTCTTGATTATCGGTTTTGGTTTGGCGATATGGTTTTTCAGTCGTCAACCTGAAACCTTACCTAAATCAAAACGAAAGCCGTTTGCATTTTCCGACTTATGGGCATCAAGTAAGTATGTTCTGACTCACCGAGCTGTGATGATGTACACCTTGTCTATGGGCTGTATTTTTGGATCGTTCCTAGCTTATCTGAGTGCGTCTCAGACCATCTTTGAAGATTTTTACTCACAAGGGGATATGTTCCCCCTGATTTTCGCTGTACTGGCTTTCTCAATCGGCATTGCATCATTTATTAACGGTACTTTAGTGATGACAATGGGAATGCGTAAACTTTGCACCCTAGCGATTTACGGGACGATTGTAATGTCGACGATTTTTGTGCTTGCCACTTTACACTATCAAGGTCTGCCACCTTTGTTGGTCACTATCGTAATTATGTTTATTAATTTCTTCTTTATTGGTGTTCTGTTTGGCAATCTTAATTCACTGGCGATGATGCCATTAGGGCATGTGGCGGGCTTAGGAGCAGCGATTACAGGTTCACTTAGCAGTGCATTTGCCGTTCCCGTTGCTATGTTTATTGGCAGTTTTGTTAAAACTGACATTACGCCCATAGCAATTGGCTTTATGGTGTTTGGTTTGATTACGTTGATTTGCTTCCGATTTGCCGGAACTGGTGCTGAGCAAGCACCAGTTTGTAATACCCGTAAAATAACAAAATAG
- the ilvY gene encoding HTH-type transcriptional activator IlvY, which yields MDFRSLQLFQHLAQSLHFGKTANALFVSPSTLSRAIQRLEEECGAELFLRDNRKVKMTLAGEKMLAFSQEVLSNWHSLKADLDMLNPMLTGEIKLYCSVTASQSHLPTILNVFRQKHPQVEVQLTTGDPWLSVSKVANKEVDVAIAIFAPDMPKDIKFQPIDTIPLLLISPKDSQITSLEQVDWRDHKVVLPEGGPSKRIVHHWFSEMGIRPKVYGTVGGNEAIVSMVGLGCGLGIVPQVVLDNSLASRRVNRIKINNIEPYQLGLCCLKSRQSETLIEEFFNQPEFQ from the coding sequence ATGGATTTTCGCTCTTTACAATTATTCCAGCATCTCGCTCAGAGTTTACATTTTGGTAAAACCGCTAATGCGCTATTCGTCAGTCCATCGACCCTGAGCAGGGCAATCCAGCGCTTAGAAGAAGAGTGTGGCGCGGAACTGTTTTTACGGGATAACCGAAAGGTAAAAATGACTCTGGCTGGAGAGAAAATGTTGGCATTTAGTCAGGAGGTGTTATCGAATTGGCATAGTTTGAAAGCCGATCTTGATATGCTCAACCCTATGTTAACCGGTGAAATCAAGCTATATTGCTCAGTCACGGCTAGCCAAAGTCATTTGCCCACTATTTTAAATGTTTTTAGACAGAAACATCCGCAAGTCGAAGTACAGCTGACTACTGGGGATCCATGGTTATCCGTTTCAAAAGTCGCCAATAAAGAAGTGGATGTAGCCATTGCGATTTTTGCACCTGACATGCCTAAAGATATCAAGTTTCAACCTATAGATACTATTCCGCTGCTGTTAATTTCCCCTAAAGATTCGCAAATCACCAGTCTCGAACAGGTGGACTGGCGTGATCACAAAGTTGTTTTACCTGAAGGTGGACCTTCAAAGCGTATTGTTCATCATTGGTTTTCGGAAATGGGTATTCGACCTAAAGTGTATGGTACTGTCGGTGGCAATGAAGCGATAGTTAGTATGGTTGGGCTGGGTTGTGGGTTGGGCATTGTACCGCAAGTGGTCCTTGATAATTCCTTAGCGAGTCGGCGTGTTAATCGCATAAAAATTAACAATATCGAACCCTATCAACTTGGACTATGTTGTTTAAAGTCACGGCAATCGGAAACCTTAATTGAAGAGTTCTTTAATCAACCAGAGTTTCAGTAG
- a CDS encoding YifB family Mg chelatase-like AAA ATPase — protein MSLAVVYSRASVGIDAPLVSIEVHLANGLPAFNLVGLADAAVRESKERVRSALLNSGFEFPAKRITINLAPADLPKDGGRFDIPIAIGIIAASGLIAIEHLEHFEFAGELALTGDIRPISGALPFNYACHNAKRTAILPTENASEACLIQHSKVLAFNTLSQLYLHLSGRQTVSLQQPQTTANTQQYDFDMADIKGQQLAKRGLEIAAAGSHNILFVGPPGTGKTMLAQRLLTILPEMSQQQALETATVYSISGHEVDPKTWRLRKFRQPHHTSSAIALVGGGGNPKPGEISLAHNGVLFLDELPEYERRVLDVLRQPIESGFVSISRASKQVKYPAQFQLVAAMNPSPTGSLRDGRSTSEQVLKYINRISGPFLDRIDLQVDVPKLANNELYSCAQNTAESSAEIKTRVLHARQQQMERAGKCNAQLTNNEMDIHCSLQHEDRLFLQSAVEQLGLSMRAFHRVIKVARTIADLALEPQITRTHLAEALGYRALDNIINELRY, from the coding sequence ATGTCATTAGCCGTTGTATACTCTCGGGCATCAGTGGGCATAGACGCGCCACTGGTAAGTATTGAGGTGCATCTAGCCAATGGTTTGCCAGCATTTAACTTGGTAGGATTAGCAGATGCTGCGGTACGGGAATCTAAAGAGCGGGTAAGAAGTGCGTTACTCAATTCAGGTTTTGAATTTCCTGCTAAACGAATAACAATAAACTTAGCGCCAGCCGATTTACCCAAGGACGGCGGGCGTTTCGATATCCCCATCGCGATCGGCATTATCGCTGCCAGCGGCTTGATTGCAATTGAACACTTAGAACATTTTGAGTTTGCAGGGGAGCTAGCGCTGACAGGAGACATTCGCCCTATCTCAGGCGCACTGCCGTTTAACTATGCCTGCCATAATGCTAAACGAACAGCTATTTTACCCACCGAAAATGCATCAGAAGCATGCTTAATTCAACATAGTAAAGTTTTAGCTTTTAACACCTTATCGCAACTGTATCTGCATTTATCTGGTCGCCAAACCGTGTCCTTACAACAACCACAAACCACCGCTAACACGCAGCAGTATGATTTTGATATGGCAGATATTAAGGGCCAACAGTTGGCTAAGCGCGGATTAGAAATTGCCGCAGCTGGAAGTCATAACATCCTTTTTGTAGGGCCGCCAGGCACTGGCAAAACCATGCTAGCCCAACGTTTACTGACAATTTTGCCGGAAATGTCACAACAACAAGCTTTAGAAACTGCCACCGTCTATTCCATAAGTGGTCACGAAGTTGACCCTAAAACTTGGCGATTGCGTAAATTTCGACAGCCTCACCATACGTCTTCGGCAATTGCCCTTGTAGGTGGAGGCGGCAACCCTAAGCCCGGTGAAATTAGCCTAGCCCATAATGGTGTGCTGTTCTTAGATGAGCTGCCTGAGTACGAGCGCCGCGTATTAGATGTGCTTCGCCAACCGATAGAATCTGGGTTTGTTTCCATTTCTCGCGCGTCAAAACAAGTAAAGTATCCAGCTCAATTTCAACTGGTAGCAGCGATGAATCCCAGTCCAACTGGCAGTTTACGGGATGGAAGAAGCACTTCAGAACAAGTATTGAAGTACATTAATCGAATTTCTGGTCCGTTTTTAGACCGTATTGATTTGCAAGTTGATGTACCAAAATTAGCCAACAATGAGTTGTATTCTTGCGCTCAAAACACCGCTGAGAGCAGCGCTGAAATCAAAACCCGTGTACTTCATGCCAGGCAACAGCAAATGGAACGAGCTGGCAAGTGTAATGCTCAGTTAACGAATAATGAAATGGACATTCACTGCTCACTACAACATGAAGACCGTTTATTTTTGCAATCTGCAGTGGAACAATTAGGTTTATCGATGCGCGCGTTTCACCGAGTTATTAAAGTTGCACGCACTATTGCAGATTTAGCTTTAGAGCCGCAAATTACTCGAACTCATTTAGCAGAAGCCCTTGGCTATAGGGCGCTAGACAATATCATCAACGAATTGCGCTACTGA
- the ilvA gene encoding threonine ammonia-lyase, biosynthetic gives MSLSANDYLKRILLSPVYDVAVNSELNRLTSLSTALGNEIYLKREDQQPVKSFKLRGAYNKLSCLTQQQLQAGVVAASAGNHAQGVAYSAKIKKIQATIVMPETTPDIKVDAVRRFGGEYAHVVLHGTSFDEAKAEALRLSEVNGYTMVAPFDDEDVIVGQGTIGRELLEQLPDLDMLFIAVGGGGLAAGISVYLKQLRPDLKIIAVESDESACLQAALQAGEPVALPSVGIFADGVAVKTIGTEPFRLCQQFVDEVITVNTDEICAAIKDIFDDTRVIAEPAGALSVAGIRKYLSQHSISGKKIGGILCGANINFHTLRYVSERCELGEQKEAVFAVRIPEQKGEFKRFCELLGGRTITEFNYRYSSDGEAHIFVGIKLRFGREEYHQLEKLLTDSGYQCFDLSENEMAKLHVRYMVGGRPPTLLNEHIFSFEFPEYPGALMKFLNTLGESWNITLFHYRNHGAAEGLVLAGFDLPEGARADFDQHLDKLGYQYNEQTSNPAYQFFLSDLGK, from the coding sequence ATGAGTTTATCTGCTAATGATTATTTGAAGCGTATTCTACTGTCACCGGTGTATGACGTGGCAGTGAATAGCGAACTGAATCGGTTAACCAGTTTATCTACTGCTTTAGGTAATGAAATTTACTTGAAGCGTGAAGATCAACAACCGGTGAAGTCGTTTAAGCTGCGCGGTGCTTACAATAAATTATCTTGTTTGACTCAGCAGCAATTGCAGGCCGGCGTAGTGGCTGCGTCTGCAGGAAATCATGCTCAAGGTGTGGCTTATTCTGCCAAGATCAAAAAAATACAAGCCACAATAGTTATGCCGGAAACCACACCAGATATTAAAGTGGATGCGGTTAGACGTTTTGGTGGTGAGTATGCACACGTTGTGTTGCATGGCACCAGCTTCGATGAGGCAAAAGCCGAAGCGCTGCGCCTATCTGAAGTCAATGGTTACACTATGGTTGCGCCTTTTGATGATGAAGACGTGATTGTTGGTCAAGGAACCATTGGTAGAGAACTACTTGAGCAGTTACCTGACTTGGATATGCTATTCATTGCTGTCGGTGGTGGAGGTTTGGCTGCGGGTATCAGTGTTTACCTCAAGCAATTACGACCTGATTTGAAAATCATTGCGGTAGAATCTGATGAATCTGCATGTTTACAGGCTGCTTTGCAAGCTGGTGAACCTGTGGCGTTGCCATCGGTGGGTATTTTTGCTGATGGCGTGGCAGTGAAGACCATAGGTACAGAACCGTTCCGATTATGCCAACAATTTGTTGATGAAGTTATCACTGTCAATACGGATGAAATTTGTGCCGCAATCAAAGACATTTTTGATGATACTCGGGTAATAGCTGAACCAGCAGGTGCGTTATCTGTGGCTGGTATTCGAAAGTATCTCTCTCAACATTCAATTTCCGGTAAAAAAATTGGTGGCATATTGTGTGGCGCTAATATCAATTTTCATACCTTGCGATATGTGTCTGAGCGATGTGAACTGGGCGAACAAAAAGAAGCTGTTTTTGCGGTTAGAATCCCTGAACAAAAAGGTGAGTTCAAACGTTTTTGTGAGTTGCTAGGTGGCAGAACTATTACCGAGTTTAACTACCGTTATTCCAGTGATGGAGAAGCACATATATTCGTTGGGATAAAATTGCGCTTTGGACGGGAAGAGTATCATCAATTAGAAAAGCTGCTTACAGATAGTGGTTATCAATGTTTTGATTTGTCTGAAAATGAAATGGCAAAGTTACATGTGCGTTACATGGTAGGCGGCCGTCCTCCCACGTTACTCAATGAGCATATTTTCTCATTTGAGTTTCCAGAATATCCAGGGGCATTGATGAAATTTTTGAATACCCTTGGAGAGTCATGGAATATTACCTTGTTTCATTATCGGAATCATGGTGCAGCGGAAGGTTTAGTGCTTGCGGGCTTTGATTTACCCGAAGGCGCCAGAGCGGATTTTGACCAGCATTTAGATAAACTTGGCTACCAATATAATGAACAGACAAGTAATCCAGCTTATCAGTTCTTTTTATCCGATTTAGGCAAGTAA
- the ilvD gene encoding dihydroxy-acid dehydratase, which produces MPKLRSSTTTQGRNMAGARALWRATGMKDGDFHKPIIAVSNSFTQFVPGHVHLKDMGQLVARSIEEAGGVAKEFNTIAVDDGIAMGHSGMLYSLPSREIIADSVEYMVNAHCADAIVCISNCDKITPGMLMASMRLNIPVIFVSGGPMEAGKTKLSDQLIKLDLVDAMVAGVDDNVTDDESDEVERSACPTCGSCSGMFTANSMNCLTEALGLSLPGNGSMLATHADREGLFKQAGRQIVELCRRYYKEDDESVLPRNIANFKAFENAMSLDIAMGGSTNTILHLLAAAVEGEIPFTLDDIDRLSRKVPHLCKVAPSTPKYHMEDVHRAGGVLGILAEINRAGLLHDDCPHVLGKSIGEVIAEWDITNPANEKAIEFYKAGPAGIRTTKAFSQDCRWPTADTDREDGCIRNREHAFSEEGGLAVLFGNIAEDGCIVKTAGVDESIHKFTGRARIFESQDDAVAAILGDKVVAGDVVIIRYEGPKGGPGMQEMLYPTTYLKAKGLGKSCALITDGRFSGGTSGLSIGHCAPEAASGGGIGLVEEGDTIIIDIPARKIGVDISDAELQTRRDNMNNSAKPWKPATRQRKVSLALKAYALLATSADKGGVRDASKLED; this is translated from the coding sequence ATGCCAAAGTTACGTTCATCCACAACCACTCAAGGTCGCAATATGGCCGGAGCCAGAGCTTTGTGGCGTGCCACTGGCATGAAAGATGGCGATTTTCACAAACCCATTATTGCCGTTTCTAACTCATTTACTCAGTTCGTTCCGGGACATGTGCATTTAAAAGATATGGGCCAATTGGTTGCTCGTAGCATCGAAGAAGCCGGTGGTGTTGCTAAAGAATTTAATACTATCGCCGTAGATGACGGTATCGCCATGGGTCATAGCGGGATGCTATACAGCTTGCCGTCGCGAGAAATCATCGCTGATTCGGTAGAGTATATGGTCAATGCCCATTGTGCCGATGCCATAGTGTGTATTTCTAATTGTGACAAAATCACCCCAGGAATGTTGATGGCGTCGATGCGCTTAAATATACCGGTAATCTTTGTCTCAGGCGGACCGATGGAAGCCGGCAAAACCAAGCTTTCAGATCAACTTATCAAATTGGACTTGGTAGACGCCATGGTCGCCGGTGTGGATGACAATGTAACTGATGACGAAAGTGACGAAGTGGAGCGTTCAGCTTGTCCTACTTGTGGCTCATGTTCAGGTATGTTCACGGCGAATTCGATGAACTGTTTGACCGAAGCCTTAGGTTTGTCGTTGCCAGGCAATGGCTCTATGTTAGCAACGCACGCGGACCGAGAAGGTTTATTCAAACAAGCTGGAAGACAAATTGTTGAGCTTTGTCGTCGTTACTACAAAGAAGATGACGAGTCTGTTTTGCCTCGCAATATTGCTAATTTTAAAGCGTTTGAAAACGCCATGAGTTTGGATATCGCCATGGGCGGTTCAACCAATACCATTTTGCATTTGTTGGCAGCCGCGGTAGAAGGTGAGATTCCATTTACCCTAGATGACATCGATCGCCTATCTCGTAAAGTTCCACATTTATGTAAAGTGGCACCATCTACACCTAAATACCATATGGAAGATGTTCACCGTGCCGGTGGCGTATTGGGAATTTTAGCTGAAATAAACCGCGCTGGTTTATTGCATGATGACTGTCCTCATGTGTTGGGCAAATCTATTGGTGAAGTTATCGCTGAGTGGGATATTACAAATCCGGCCAACGAAAAGGCGATCGAGTTTTATAAAGCAGGCCCTGCTGGTATCCGCACAACAAAAGCTTTTAGCCAAGATTGTCGTTGGCCTACCGCCGACACAGATCGCGAAGACGGCTGTATTCGTAATCGTGAGCATGCTTTCAGTGAGGAAGGTGGCTTAGCGGTTTTATTCGGCAATATTGCAGAAGATGGTTGTATTGTAAAAACCGCAGGTGTCGATGAGTCGATTCATAAATTTACTGGTCGTGCGCGTATTTTTGAAAGCCAAGATGATGCGGTTGCTGCTATTTTGGGTGATAAGGTAGTTGCCGGTGACGTTGTGATTATTCGTTACGAAGGTCCTAAAGGTGGTCCAGGGATGCAAGAGATGTTGTACCCAACCACTTATCTTAAAGCTAAAGGCCTAGGTAAATCTTGTGCGCTAATCACTGATGGCCGTTTCTCTGGTGGTACTTCAGGTTTATCTATTGGTCACTGTGCTCCAGAAGCAGCAAGTGGCGGTGGTATAGGGTTGGTTGAAGAAGGTGACACTATCATCATTGATATCCCTGCACGCAAAATTGGCGTAGATATCAGTGACGCTGAATTGCAAACTCGCCGTGATAACATGAATAACAGTGCTAAACCATGGAAGCCGGCAACCCGTCAACGCAAGGTTTCATTGGCACTTAAAGCGTATGCCTTGTTAGCCACCAGTGCCGATAAAGGCGGAGTACGTGATGCTTCAAAATTGGAAGATTAA